From Procambarus clarkii isolate CNS0578487 chromosome 65, FALCON_Pclarkii_2.0, whole genome shotgun sequence, one genomic window encodes:
- the LOC138355057 gene encoding platelet binding protein GspB-like: MQHQQQVQQRVQHQQRVQQVQPAASAAPAASAAPAASAAPAASAASSKCNTSTECSSSSECSTSSECSQQQVQHQQRVQHQQRVQHQQQVQHQQQVQHQQQVHHQQQVKPAASAASAASAAAPAASAAPAASAAPAASAAPAASASPAASEASSECRISSKCSSSTSSECSTSSDECNTSSECSRSSECSTTSDCNTSSECSTSSVCNTSSECSTSSECSTSSECSTSSECNTSSECSTSSECSTSSKCITRSKCSTSSKCSTSSKCSTRSKCITSSKCSSSSECSTSSKCSTSSGCSTSSECSTSSECSTSSKCIDHQQQVQHQHRVQHQQQVQHQKQVQLQQRVQHQQQVHYQQQVQHQHRVQHQQQVHHQQQGQLQQRVQHQQQVQHQQRVQHHQLVQHQRRVQHDQRVQHHQRVQHQQRVQHQQRVHIRSKWCTRIKCSTNTKCSTSSKCSTSSKCSQHTSSECSTSSECHTCSECSTSSECSISSECSTRSKCHTSNKWSTSSKCSTRSKCSTSSKNITSNECSTSKCSTSSKCSTSIECSTSSKYITSSKCSSRSECSTSSKCSSSSECSTSSKCSTSSGCSTISWCSTSVECNTISECSTISECSTSNEYSTSSEYTLGASGAPESSAAPTPSAAPAASAAPAASAASSECSTSCKSNTSSECSTSSECSTAASAASSNTSSECSTSSECHTCSECSTSSECSISSECSTRSKCHTSNKWSTSSKCSTRSKCSTSSKNITSNECSTSKCSTSSKCSTSIECSTSSKYITSSKCSSRSECSTSSKCSSSSECSTSSKCSTSSGCSTISWCSTSVECNTISECSTISECSTSNEYSTSSEYTLGASGAPESSAAPSPSAAPAASAAPAASAASSECSTSCKSNTSSECSTSSECSTAASAASSNTSSECSTSSECHTCSECSTSSECSISSECSTRSKCHTSNKWSTSSKCSTRSKCSTSSKNITSNECSTSKCSTSSKCSTSIECSTSSKYITSSKCSSRSECSTSSKCSSSSECSTSSKCSTSSGCSTISWCSTSVECNTISECSTISECSTSNEYSTSSEYTLGASGAPESSAAPSPSAAPAASAAPAASAASSECSTSCKSNTSSECSTSSECSTAASAASSNTSSECSTSSECHTCSECSTSSECSISSECSTRSKCHTSNKWSTSSKCSTRSKCSTSSKNITSNECSTSKCSTSSKCSTSIECSTSSKYITSSKCSSRSECSTSSKCSSSSECSTSSKCSTSTGCSTISWCSECSTISWCSECSTISECSTSNE, from the exons atgcagcaccagcagcaagtgcagcagcgagtgcagcaccagcagcgagtgcagcaaGTGCAgccagcagcaagtgcagcaccagcagcgagtgcagcaccagcagcgagtgcagcaccagcagcaagtgcagccAGCAGCAAATGCAACACCAGCACCGAGTGCAGCAGtagcagcgagtgcagcaccagcagcgagtgcagccagcagcaagtgcagcaccagcagcgagtgcagcaccagcagcgagtgcagcaccagcagcaagtgcagcaccagcagcaagtgcagcaccagcagcaagtgcaTCACCAGCAGCAAGTGAAgccagcagcgagtgcagcatcagcagcaagtgcagcagcaccagcagcaagtgcagcaccagcagcaagtgcagcaccagcagcaagtgcagcaccagcagcaagtgcaTCACCAGCAGCAAGTGAAGCCAGCAGCGAGTGCAGGATCAGCAGCaagtgcagcagcagcaccagcagcgagtgcagcaccagcagcga CGAGTGCAacaccagcagcgagtgcagcagaagcagcgagtgcagcaccacCAGCGATTGCAACACCAGCAGCgaatgcagcaccagcagcgtGTGTAacaccagcagcgagtgcagcaccagcagcgagtgcagcaccagcagcgagtgcagcaccagcagcgagtgcaacaccagcagcgagtgcagcaccagcagcgagtgcagcaccagcagcaagtgcaTCACCAGAagcaagtgcagcaccagcagcaagtgcagcaccagcagcaagtgcagcaccagAAGCAAGTGCAtcaccagcagcaagtgcagctccagcagcgagtgcagcacaagcagcaagtgcagcaccagcagcgggTGTAGCACCAGCAGCgaatgcagcaccagcagcgagtgcagcaccagcagtaagTGCATCGAtcaccagcagcaagtgcagcaccagcatcgagtgcagcaccagcagcaagtgcagcaccagAAGCAAGTGCAGCtccagcagcgagtgcagcaccagcagcaagtgcattaccagcagcaagtgcagcaccagcatcgagtgcagcaccagcagcaagtgcaTCACCAGCAGCAAGGGCAGCtccagcagcgagtgcagcaccagcagcaagtgcagcaccagcagcgggTGCAGCACCATCAGCTGGTGCAGCACCAGCGTCGAGTGCAACACGATCAGCGAGTGCAGCACCAtcagcgagtgcagcaccagcaacgAGTACAGCACCAGCAGCGAGTACACATTAGGAGCAAGTGGTGCACCAGAATCaagtgcagcaccaacaccaagtgcagcaccagcagcaagtgcagcaccagcagcaagtgcagccAGCA caccagcagcgagtgcagcaccagcagcgagtgccACACCtgcagcgagtgcagcaccagcagcgagtgcagcatcagcagcgagtgcagcaccaggAGCAAGTGCCACACCAGCaacaagtggagcaccagcagcaagtgcagcaccagAAGCAAGTGCAGTACCAGCAGCAAGAACATCACCAGCaacgagtgcagcaccagcaagtgcagcaccagcagcaaatgcagcaccagcatcgagtgcagcaccagcagcaagtacATCACCAGCAGTAAGTGCAGCTCCAGaagcgagtgcagcaccagcagcaagtgcagctccagcagcgagtgcagcaccagcagcaagtgcagcaccagcagcgggTGCAGCACCATCAGCTGGTGCAGCACCAGCGTCGAGTGCAACACGATCAGCGAGTGCAGCACCAtcagcgagtgcagcaccagcaacgAGTACAGCACCAGCAGCGAGTACACATTAGGAGCAAGTGGTGCACCAGAATCaagtgcagcaccaacaccaagtgcagcaccagcagcaagtgcagcaccagcagcaagtgcagccAGCAGTGAGTGCAGCACCAGCTGCAAGAGCAAtaccagcagcgagtgcagcaccagcagcgagtgcagcacagcagcaagtgcagccagcagcaa caccagcagcgagtgcagcaccagcagcgagtgccACACCtgcagcgagtgcagcaccagcagcgagtgcagcatcagcagcgagtgcagcaccaggAGCAAGTGCCACACCAGCaacaagtggagcaccagcagcaagtgcagcaccagAAGCAAGTGCAGTACCAGCAGCAAGAACATCACCAGCaacgagtgcagcaccagcaagtgcagcaccagcagcaaatgcagcaccagcatcgagtgcagcaccagcagcaagtacATCACCAGCAGTAAGTGCAGCTCCAGaagcgagtgcagcaccagcagcaagtgcagctccagcagcgagtgcagcaccagcagcaagtgcagcaccagcagcgggTGCAGCACCATCAGCTGGTGCAGCACCAGCGTCGAGTGCAACACGATCAGCGAGTGCAGCACCAtcagcgagtgcagcaccagcaacgAGTACAGCACCAGCAGCGAGTACACATTAGGAGCAAGTGGTGCACCAGAATCAAGTGCAGCACCATCAccaagtgcagcaccagcagcaagtgcagcaccagcagcaagtgcagccAGCAGTGAGTGCAGCACCAGCTGCAAGAGCAAtaccagcagcgagtgcagcaccagcagcgagtgcagcacagcagcaagtgcagccagcagcaa caccagcagcgagtgcagcaccagcagcgagtgccACACCtgcagcgagtgcagcaccagcagcgagtgcagcatcagcagcgagtgcagcaccaggAGCAAGTGCCACACCAGCaacaagtggagcaccagcagcaagtgcagcaccagAAGCAAGTGCAGTACCAGCAGCAAGAACATCACCAGCaacgagtgcagcaccagcaagtgcagcaccagcagcaaatgcagcaccagcatcgagtgcagcaccagcagcaagtacATCACCAGCAGTAAGTGCAGCTCCAGaagcgagtgcagcaccagcagcaagtgcagctccagcagcgagtgcagcaccagcagcaagtgcagcaccagcagcgggTGCAGCACCATCAGCTGGTGCAGCACCAGCGTCGAGTGCAACACGATCAGCGAGTGCAGCACCAtcagcgagtgcagcaccagcaacgAGTACAGCACCAGCAGCGAGTACACATTAGGAGCAAGTGGTGCACCAGAATCAAGTGCAGCACCATCAccaagtgcagcaccagcagcaagtgcagcaccagcagcaagtgcagccAGCAGTGAGTGCAGCACCAGCTGCAAGAGCAAtaccagcagcgagtgcagcaccagcagcgagtgcagcacagcagcaagtgcagccagcagcaa caccagcagcgagtgcagcaccagcagcgagtgccACACCtgcagcgagtgcagcaccagcagcgagtgcagcatcagcagcgagtgcagcaccaggAGCAAGTGCCACACCAGCaacaagtggagcaccagcagcaagtgcagcaccagAAGCAAGTGCAGTACCAGCAGCAAGAACATCACCAGCaacgagtgcagcaccagcaagtgcagcaccagcagcaaatgcagcaccagcatcgagtgcagcaccagcagcaagtacATCACCAGCAGTAAGTGCAGCTCCAGaagcgagtgcagcaccagcagcaagtgcagctccagcagcgagtgcagcaccagcagcaagtgcagcaccagcaccGGGTGCAGCACCATCAGCTGGtgcagcgagtgcagcaccatCAGCTGGtgcagcgagtgcagcaccatcagcgagtgcagcaccagcaacgAGTAA
- the LOC138355058 gene encoding putative cyclin-dependent serine/threonine-protein kinase DDB_G0272797/DDB_G0274007 produces the protein MQHHQRVQHQPRVQHHQLVQHHQQVQHQQLVQHHQEVQHQQRVQHQQRVQLHQLVQHHHKMQHQQRVQHQQQVQHQQQVQHQQQVQHQNQVDDEQLVQHKQQVQHQQQVQHQYQVDDEQLVQHHQQVQHQQQVQHHQEVQHQQRVHHQQQVQHQYQVDDEQLVQHKQQVQHQQQVQHQYQVDDEQLVQHKQQVQHQQQVQHSIECSTNSG, from the coding sequence ATGCAGCACCACCAGCGAGTTCAGCACCAGCCGCGAGTGCAGCACCACCAGCTagtgcagcaccaccagcaagtgcagcaccagcagctagTGCAGCACCACCAggaagtgcagcaccagcagcgagtgcagcaccagcagcgagtgcagctCCACCAGCTAGTGCAGCACCACCATAaaatgcagcaccagcagcgagtacagcaccagcaacaagtgcagcaccagcagcaagtgcagcaccagcagcaagtgcagcaccagAACCAAGTGGACGACGAGCAGCTAGTACAGCACAagcagcaagtgcagcaccagcagcaagtgcagcaccagTACCAAGTGGACGACGAGCAGCTagtacagcaccaccagcaagtgcagcaccagcagcaagtgcagcaccaccaggaagtgcagcaccagcagcgagtgcaccaccagcagcaagtgcagcaccagTACCAAGTGGACGACGAGCAGCTAGTACAGCACAagcagcaagtgcagcaccagcagcaagtgcagcaccagTACCAAGTGGACGACGAGCAGCTAGTACAGCACAagcagcaagtgcagcaccagcagcaagtgcagcacaGCATTGAGTGCAGCACAAACAGCGGCTGA